The Syngnathus scovelli strain Florida chromosome 13, RoL_Ssco_1.2, whole genome shotgun sequence genome has a window encoding:
- the LOC125980034 gene encoding AP-4 complex accessory subunit RUSC2 isoform X1, giving the protein MTDGSLILFPQHEEIGYDRSKFTSMIGASSVSGDTLVACHFPLLPLPAWQLPVQALCGSARRPGFSGLPRAASLPEQDKINQEHPIAIHQKQFSNSFGSLNEDRGEEEEEDATSDCISASSPEETKKERARGSLHSHNSFLPNPDLDEDDEDSDGDNLHKYLEDSSFVLHGTSNWHNSTDDEDDATHRNMDWGHDGILQAHNKHKSPSEMFCNSYASDSSCGSSDGVLVNFDTMYNHSNNPAVPHDLSGPAVRPSPSPEGSIFLNLRPLPNERDASPLEEELFTSRWSTQDLDSNPTEHRSSLEVSDLATQAALVTGTNQTYYKLVTCDLSPNATWSNIAGCLDDESVSSPEIHFVGPKTSGQEHTAIEDQQREDSLDPDFQLASTSNEKSSSGVKKHFQNRCNLPCFLCFNHSCSCQVTNQTSTQEHVTSNQEQCTSLMCSIKPQRPTSLPIQPMVLSPCNNGSTKAQQLGCLVEQYIKQKTNKKSQLGFKPNPKLSSANSSIFMEACSSSDTCSTCTPSPGGINRRNIYFQGHRSPRTSKTITQTDSKLNQNRTSPQTGPELLSAHCQPKFMRIPTYQDLISLTTPKENHQSPAQSHDQNFFESIFSDSIAQTNNPYQATPLPQSPQAQGFSFTATFSSMGPLSSLGSLLSFADPARQHQQTQRDEPLLLGDRAPTDLSPDTSYESLSISHLQRRGLLRSVSRAVDLIIAHFGNSRDPEEKMRLGNSYLSAMMASLVLDHLCPAIQNILEDGLRDHKLDLIIGQRRNSSWTVVEVSTKAGPPTKVLYSLVCKIIKCPQLNSHSMRLKAFIMGLLNLRALEFWLSHLYSQRNVVTSHYHGWGFLSMSLGRCRPLFQELLLLLQPLSVLPFDLDLLLEPRLLQNGQACVSLTPLFAGFSGHLTEDNSQNASFKMKTNEVMQINRRQVVSASDPEWRNSGEGVVEDSLDGGPLVSMDGGKMKDSETTDGAQVERPGPGGLRWAKLFGASNASRRLQTTSQSQIKGSHRPSQWLHLDRSHLGLLTQSIRSLKP; this is encoded by the exons ATGACTGACGGCTCTTT GATTTTATTTCCACAACATGAGGAGATTGGATATGACAGATCAAAGTTCACCAGTATGATTGGTGCATCCAGTGTCTCGGGGGACACGCTGGTTGCGTGCCATTTCCCGCTGCTTCCACTTCCCGCCTGGCAACTCCCCGTCCAGGCCCTGTGCGGCTCAGCCAGGAGGCCCGGTTTTTCGGGTCTGCCCCGGGCGGCGTCCCTCCCGGAGCAAGACAAGATCAACCAGGAGCATCCCATCGCTATTCATCAGAAGCAGTTTTCCAATAGTTTTGGTAGCCTCAACGAGGATCGaggcgaggaggaggaagaggatgcCACCAGCGATTGCATCTCCGCCTCATCGCCAGAAGAAACTAAAAAGGAACGAGCAAGAGGAAGTCTGCACTCGCATAACTCGTTCCTTCCCAATCCGGACCTGGATGAGGACGACGAGGACAGCGATGGGGACAACCTTCACAAATACCTTGAGGATTCATCTTTTGTGTTGCACGGGACTTCCAACTGGCACAACAGCACTGACGATGAAGATGATGCGACCCATAGGAACATGGACTGGGGCCATGACGGCATACTTCAAGCTCACAACAAACACAAGTCTCCCTCAGAGATGTTCTGCAATAGCTATGCCAGTGACTCGTCTTGCGGGAGCTCCGATGGGGTCCTGGTGAACTTTGACACCATGTACAACCACAGCAACAACCCCGCCGTGCCTCACGACCTCAGCGGCCCGGCGGTTCGCCCATCTCCATCCCCCGAGGGTTCCATATTCCTCAACCTCCGACCTCTTCCGAACGAACGCGATGCCAGTCCCCTGGAAGAGGAGCTTTTTACATCTCGCTGGTCAACTCAAGATCTCGACTCAAACCCCACGGAGCATCGATCTTCTCTCGAGGTGTCCGACCTGGCTACCCAAGCCGCACTGGTCACCGGGACTAATCAGACATACTACAAACTCGTGACTTGTGATCTTTCACCCAACGCAACTTGGTCCAACATTGCCGGCTGTCTTGATGATGAGAGCGTCAGCAGCCCAGAGATCCACTTTGTCGGGCCGAAGACAAGCGGACAAGAACATACGGCAATTGAA GATCAACAGAGAGAAGATTCTTTGGATCCGGATTTTCAGCTTGCCAGCACTTCCAACGAGAAATCCTCCTCCGGGGTGAAGAAGCACTTTCAGAACCGATGCAACTTGCCGTGTTTTCTTTGCTTCAACCATAGCTGTTCGTGCCAGGTTACAAATCAGACAAGCACCCAGGAACATGTGACATCAAACCAGGAACAAT GTACaagtttgatgtgctccatcaaACCACAGAGGCCAACATCTCTACCAATCCAGCCCATGGTGCTTAGTCCCTGTAACAATGGTTCCACCAAGGCCCAGCAACTGGGTTGTCTAGTTGaacaatatataaaacaaaaaaccaACAAGAAGTCCCAACTGGGCTTCAAGCCGAATCCAAAACTGTCATCAGCAAATTCGTCAATCTTCATGGAGGCGTGTTCCAGCTCTGACACCTGTTCCACTTGTACTCCAAGCCCAGGCGGCATCAACCGCAGAAATATATACTTTCAGGGCCACCGTAGTCCGAGAACCTCCAAAACAATCACTCAGACTGACTCAAAGCTCAATCAGAACAGAACCAGCCCACAAACTGGTCCAGAATTGTTATCAGCTCACTGTCAGCCCAAGTTTATGCGAATTCCAACCTACCAAGATCTCATAAGCCTCACAACCCCCAAGGAGAATCACCAAAGTCCCGCTCAGTCCCATGACCAGAACTTCTTTGAGTCCATCTTCTCTGATTCCATCGCCCAAACCAACAACCCTTATCAAGCAACGCCTCTCCCACAGAGCCCTCAAGCTCAAGGCTTTAGTTTCACAGCTACCTTCTCCTCCATGGGACCTCTTTCATCTTTGGGTTCCCTGCTCTCATTCGCTGATCCTGCTCGGCAACATCAGCAAACCCAACGTGACGAACCTCTGCTCCTGGGCGACAGGGCCCCGACAGATCTCTCGCCTGACACTTCTTATGAGTCTCTGTCCATCAGTCATCTCCAGAGAAGAG GTTTGCTAAGGtctgtaagcagggctgtggacctcATCATAGCTCATTTTGGCAACAGCAGAGATCCAGAAGAAAAG ATGCGTTTAGGTAACAGCTATCTGAGTGCCATGATGGCCAGTCTGGTTCTGGATCACCTGTGTCCAGCCATCCAGAATATTCTAGAAGATGGCCTCAGAGATCACAAATTAGACCTTATCATTGGTCAGCGTCGTAACTCTTCCTGGACCGTCGTGGAAGTCTCTACCAAAGCTG GTCCACCCACCAAGGTTCTCTACAGCCTGGTCTGCAAAATCATCAAGTGTCCACAGCTTAACAGCCACAGTATGAGGCTGAAGGCCTTCATCATGGGCTTGCTGAA CTTGAGAGCTTTGGAATTCTGGCTCAGTCACCTCTACAGTCAAAGAA ATGTGGTGACTTCCCACTACCACGGTTGGGGCTTCCTGTCCATGTCACTGGGTCGATGTCGGCCTTTATTTCAGGAGCTTCTGCTTCTCCTGCAGCCTCTTTCCGTCTTGCCCTTTGACCTTGACTTACTGCTGGAGCCCAGGTTGTTACAAAACGGACAAGCATGCGTTTCCCTTACTCCGCTCTTCGCAGGATTTTCAGGCCACCTGACTGAAGATAATTCTCAGAATGCATCTTTTAAAATGAAGACAAATGAAGTGATGCAGATTAACAGGAGACAGGTGGTTTCAGCTTCTGATCCAGAATGGAGGAACTCTGGAGAAGGTGTGGTGGAAGATTCCCTTGATGGTGGACCCTTAGTTAGTATGGATGGTGGGAAAATGAAAGACAGTGAAACCACTGATGGTGCTCAGGTTGAGAGACCTGGCCCGGGTGGCCTGCGCTGGGCCAAACTTTTTGGGGCTTCCAATGCTTCTAGAAGGCTGCAGACAACTTCTCAAAGTCAAATCAAAGG GTCCCATCGTCCATCGCAGTGGCTCCATCTGGACAGATCACACCTTGGACTCTTGACTCAATCCATCAGGTCATTGAAGCCTTGA
- the LOC125980034 gene encoding AP-4 complex accessory subunit RUSC2 isoform X2, whose protein sequence is MIGASSVSGDTLVACHFPLLPLPAWQLPVQALCGSARRPGFSGLPRAASLPEQDKINQEHPIAIHQKQFSNSFGSLNEDRGEEEEEDATSDCISASSPEETKKERARGSLHSHNSFLPNPDLDEDDEDSDGDNLHKYLEDSSFVLHGTSNWHNSTDDEDDATHRNMDWGHDGILQAHNKHKSPSEMFCNSYASDSSCGSSDGVLVNFDTMYNHSNNPAVPHDLSGPAVRPSPSPEGSIFLNLRPLPNERDASPLEEELFTSRWSTQDLDSNPTEHRSSLEVSDLATQAALVTGTNQTYYKLVTCDLSPNATWSNIAGCLDDESVSSPEIHFVGPKTSGQEHTAIEDQQREDSLDPDFQLASTSNEKSSSGVKKHFQNRCNLPCFLCFNHSCSCQVTNQTSTQEHVTSNQEQCTSLMCSIKPQRPTSLPIQPMVLSPCNNGSTKAQQLGCLVEQYIKQKTNKKSQLGFKPNPKLSSANSSIFMEACSSSDTCSTCTPSPGGINRRNIYFQGHRSPRTSKTITQTDSKLNQNRTSPQTGPELLSAHCQPKFMRIPTYQDLISLTTPKENHQSPAQSHDQNFFESIFSDSIAQTNNPYQATPLPQSPQAQGFSFTATFSSMGPLSSLGSLLSFADPARQHQQTQRDEPLLLGDRAPTDLSPDTSYESLSISHLQRRGLLRSVSRAVDLIIAHFGNSRDPEEKMRLGNSYLSAMMASLVLDHLCPAIQNILEDGLRDHKLDLIIGQRRNSSWTVVEVSTKAGPPTKVLYSLVCKIIKCPQLNSHSMRLKAFIMGLLNLRALEFWLSHLYSQRNVVTSHYHGWGFLSMSLGRCRPLFQELLLLLQPLSVLPFDLDLLLEPRLLQNGQACVSLTPLFAGFSGHLTEDNSQNASFKMKTNEVMQINRRQVVSASDPEWRNSGEGVVEDSLDGGPLVSMDGGKMKDSETTDGAQVERPGPGGLRWAKLFGASNASRRLQTTSQSQIKGSHRPSQWLHLDRSHLGLLTQSIRSLKP, encoded by the exons ATGATTGGTGCATCCAGTGTCTCGGGGGACACGCTGGTTGCGTGCCATTTCCCGCTGCTTCCACTTCCCGCCTGGCAACTCCCCGTCCAGGCCCTGTGCGGCTCAGCCAGGAGGCCCGGTTTTTCGGGTCTGCCCCGGGCGGCGTCCCTCCCGGAGCAAGACAAGATCAACCAGGAGCATCCCATCGCTATTCATCAGAAGCAGTTTTCCAATAGTTTTGGTAGCCTCAACGAGGATCGaggcgaggaggaggaagaggatgcCACCAGCGATTGCATCTCCGCCTCATCGCCAGAAGAAACTAAAAAGGAACGAGCAAGAGGAAGTCTGCACTCGCATAACTCGTTCCTTCCCAATCCGGACCTGGATGAGGACGACGAGGACAGCGATGGGGACAACCTTCACAAATACCTTGAGGATTCATCTTTTGTGTTGCACGGGACTTCCAACTGGCACAACAGCACTGACGATGAAGATGATGCGACCCATAGGAACATGGACTGGGGCCATGACGGCATACTTCAAGCTCACAACAAACACAAGTCTCCCTCAGAGATGTTCTGCAATAGCTATGCCAGTGACTCGTCTTGCGGGAGCTCCGATGGGGTCCTGGTGAACTTTGACACCATGTACAACCACAGCAACAACCCCGCCGTGCCTCACGACCTCAGCGGCCCGGCGGTTCGCCCATCTCCATCCCCCGAGGGTTCCATATTCCTCAACCTCCGACCTCTTCCGAACGAACGCGATGCCAGTCCCCTGGAAGAGGAGCTTTTTACATCTCGCTGGTCAACTCAAGATCTCGACTCAAACCCCACGGAGCATCGATCTTCTCTCGAGGTGTCCGACCTGGCTACCCAAGCCGCACTGGTCACCGGGACTAATCAGACATACTACAAACTCGTGACTTGTGATCTTTCACCCAACGCAACTTGGTCCAACATTGCCGGCTGTCTTGATGATGAGAGCGTCAGCAGCCCAGAGATCCACTTTGTCGGGCCGAAGACAAGCGGACAAGAACATACGGCAATTGAA GATCAACAGAGAGAAGATTCTTTGGATCCGGATTTTCAGCTTGCCAGCACTTCCAACGAGAAATCCTCCTCCGGGGTGAAGAAGCACTTTCAGAACCGATGCAACTTGCCGTGTTTTCTTTGCTTCAACCATAGCTGTTCGTGCCAGGTTACAAATCAGACAAGCACCCAGGAACATGTGACATCAAACCAGGAACAAT GTACaagtttgatgtgctccatcaaACCACAGAGGCCAACATCTCTACCAATCCAGCCCATGGTGCTTAGTCCCTGTAACAATGGTTCCACCAAGGCCCAGCAACTGGGTTGTCTAGTTGaacaatatataaaacaaaaaaccaACAAGAAGTCCCAACTGGGCTTCAAGCCGAATCCAAAACTGTCATCAGCAAATTCGTCAATCTTCATGGAGGCGTGTTCCAGCTCTGACACCTGTTCCACTTGTACTCCAAGCCCAGGCGGCATCAACCGCAGAAATATATACTTTCAGGGCCACCGTAGTCCGAGAACCTCCAAAACAATCACTCAGACTGACTCAAAGCTCAATCAGAACAGAACCAGCCCACAAACTGGTCCAGAATTGTTATCAGCTCACTGTCAGCCCAAGTTTATGCGAATTCCAACCTACCAAGATCTCATAAGCCTCACAACCCCCAAGGAGAATCACCAAAGTCCCGCTCAGTCCCATGACCAGAACTTCTTTGAGTCCATCTTCTCTGATTCCATCGCCCAAACCAACAACCCTTATCAAGCAACGCCTCTCCCACAGAGCCCTCAAGCTCAAGGCTTTAGTTTCACAGCTACCTTCTCCTCCATGGGACCTCTTTCATCTTTGGGTTCCCTGCTCTCATTCGCTGATCCTGCTCGGCAACATCAGCAAACCCAACGTGACGAACCTCTGCTCCTGGGCGACAGGGCCCCGACAGATCTCTCGCCTGACACTTCTTATGAGTCTCTGTCCATCAGTCATCTCCAGAGAAGAG GTTTGCTAAGGtctgtaagcagggctgtggacctcATCATAGCTCATTTTGGCAACAGCAGAGATCCAGAAGAAAAG ATGCGTTTAGGTAACAGCTATCTGAGTGCCATGATGGCCAGTCTGGTTCTGGATCACCTGTGTCCAGCCATCCAGAATATTCTAGAAGATGGCCTCAGAGATCACAAATTAGACCTTATCATTGGTCAGCGTCGTAACTCTTCCTGGACCGTCGTGGAAGTCTCTACCAAAGCTG GTCCACCCACCAAGGTTCTCTACAGCCTGGTCTGCAAAATCATCAAGTGTCCACAGCTTAACAGCCACAGTATGAGGCTGAAGGCCTTCATCATGGGCTTGCTGAA CTTGAGAGCTTTGGAATTCTGGCTCAGTCACCTCTACAGTCAAAGAA ATGTGGTGACTTCCCACTACCACGGTTGGGGCTTCCTGTCCATGTCACTGGGTCGATGTCGGCCTTTATTTCAGGAGCTTCTGCTTCTCCTGCAGCCTCTTTCCGTCTTGCCCTTTGACCTTGACTTACTGCTGGAGCCCAGGTTGTTACAAAACGGACAAGCATGCGTTTCCCTTACTCCGCTCTTCGCAGGATTTTCAGGCCACCTGACTGAAGATAATTCTCAGAATGCATCTTTTAAAATGAAGACAAATGAAGTGATGCAGATTAACAGGAGACAGGTGGTTTCAGCTTCTGATCCAGAATGGAGGAACTCTGGAGAAGGTGTGGTGGAAGATTCCCTTGATGGTGGACCCTTAGTTAGTATGGATGGTGGGAAAATGAAAGACAGTGAAACCACTGATGGTGCTCAGGTTGAGAGACCTGGCCCGGGTGGCCTGCGCTGGGCCAAACTTTTTGGGGCTTCCAATGCTTCTAGAAGGCTGCAGACAACTTCTCAAAGTCAAATCAAAGG GTCCCATCGTCCATCGCAGTGGCTCCATCTGGACAGATCACACCTTGGACTCTTGACTCAATCCATCAGGTCATTGAAGCCTTGA